The DNA segment CTGGAAGCGGCGGCCTTTTTTCTCCAGCAATCTCTGGAAAAATATCTCAAGGCATTTCTCTTGAGCCGCCAATGGAAGCTCAGGAGAATTCACGAGCTTGATGCGTTGTTGGACGAAGCCGTGAGACACGATTCCGCTCTGGAAGCGTTTCGGGACTTATGCGAGCGTGTATCGGGATATTATTTTGCCGAGCGTTATCCACCTCTCGGCGCCTTCGATCTCGATCCCGAGGATATCAAAGAAGACTTAACGGCGGCCCGCAGCTTCGTAAAGACAATGTTTCCCGGCGAGAAGCTGGGCCGCGCCTGATCCGTCCCGCGCATATGGCGATTACAAAACAGATCGTCGCACATAAGATTGCAGCATACCTGCGCCATGACATCTCTCTTGCCGAATTGGTGGATTGGACGGAAAAGGCGATGATGGAGGGGTAATTTGACGAGAAGGAGGCAGTTCTAACGCTAAGCTGTCGCGCCGCACAAGGAATCTCGAAGGCCCTCGAACAATTCCGGGAAATCGCGAATGACTTAGGAGCGGCGAATCGCTCAAAGAACGAGTGAGATCGCTATGGGTGGAATTGGAAGCGGCAAGCGGCCGAGAGTCGAGCGCGCTAAAGTAGTAGAGCTGGCGAGAAAACATCCCGAATATACCTATGCGGAAATCGGCAGGATGGTAGGTGGAATCACGAGGGAAAGAGTCAGGCAAATTTTGGCGGAGGACGGGAGCTTCAAAAAGCATGCGGTAAAATGCTTTTTCTGCCGTGGTTCAATTCCCCGCACCAAGTTGCGGTATGCCGACATTCAATTCCAAGACGACGGTCCGGCGGCGAGAAAGAGCGTGTACCAATGCGCCGCCTGCGCCTTGAGACGAAAAAAAGAAAGAAAAAAGAATCGTCTGATTACGCTATTCTGCGATCAGTGCGGGCGATTTTTCACCAAATCTGATTCCGAGTTACGAAAGGGCAAGTTCCGAGGATATTACCATAGCTGGTGTTCCGAAAAATGCCGCGGCAGATGGTTTGAGGCGATGCGGTCAAAAACCGCCATTATCGAACGCAAAGGCCAGCCAAGTACCACATTGGGCGCTTGGAAAAAGCTAAGTAAGCAGGCAGAATAGGTCATTAGGGCAGAGGCGAACGACTGAGAGCGAGTACTGGGAGGAGATATGAGTATAGAAAAATCGGTGTTGGAAAAGCTGCTCAAGTTGCCTCTGGAAAAGCAAAAGGAGGTTTTGGACTTCGTAGAGTCGCTTCAAAAGCAGACTAGCCCGCGCCGTCCCCGCCGGAGCTTGAAAGGCCTGTGGGCCGACCTGGGAGTGCAGCTTTCCTCTGAGGATTTGGCCGAAGCGCGGCGCGAAATGTGGGGAGGCTTTCCGAGAGAGGATGTTTGATGGCCGCTGTAGTTGCCGATACCCACGTTGCGGTTTGGTATCTGCTGAGTGCGAAGAATTTATCTTTAAATGCCCAACGAGCAATGGACGACGCAGCCAAGGCGGGAGACCCCGTCTATGTGTCTTCTATTTCCTTAGTGGAGGTTGTGTACCTCGTGGAAAAGGGAAAGCTGCCTCGTGTGGTCCTCGACCGGTTGACTAGCGCGCTTTCGGAACCAACTTCCGGTTTCCTCATCGCCGCGCTCGACTTTCCTGTGGTATCAGCCTTACCGCAAATCTCGCGAGACATGGTTCCAGATATGCCCGACAGAATTATCGCGGCCACAGCGCTGCATTTGGGACTGCCGCTGGTGACTCGCGATTCTAAGGTAATCAACTGCGAAGGCTTGCCTCTACACCCCTTTCCTTCCGATTCTCGTTCACTGCAATGACCAAAGCTTTAACCCGCTTATTATGGGCCACCCGCTATTCGCTGGCGGGGCTGCCCGTGGCCTGGGGCCAGCAGGGGTTCCGGCGGCTTACGGACGCCAGTTTGTCTTCATGAGCTGACGATCCGCCTCCGCTGCGAAGCTGAAATCGTAAGCGCGGCCGGCCGGCACGGGCTCTTTGACGGCGGCGACCTGACGGATGATGTCGAGGTCGTTTTTTTGCGTCTCCTCGTCCACGGTCCCGCCGCGCGTGAAAGTTCCGATCAGATCATCGTAGACGCGGCCCGCCATGTTCCGTTCCACACCCGAGAACTTTACGACGGCTGCTACGGTCGTTTCCCGGTCTTGGTGCATGAGACGCAGCGCTTTGAGCGCCGCCTTGATAAATCCAGCAACGAACTTGGGTTGCTCCTTGATCACGCGATCTGAGGTGGCGAGCGTGCCCCAGGAATTCTTGACCTCGGTCCCGAAATAGAACAGCTCTTTCATGCCTTTTTCCATCCCCACGTAGCGCTGCTCGACGCTCAAGATCGCGGCGTCCACCGCTCCGGCGAGCAGCGCCGTGATCTGATTCCCCGAGCCGGGATCGAGATAGATTAAATCCTGGTTCGGGTCGAGCCCGTGCCGCGCGAGGATCTGTTTCAACATGAACGTCGCGATGGCGGCGATGCCCGTGGTGGCGATTTTCTTCCCTTTGAGGGCTTTCGGGCTGCCGATCTCCGGCCGGGTCAGGAGCCATTGATGCACCCTGTCGTTGACCGCGAGGACCGTTTTCAACGGCGCGTCGGCCTTGGTGACGGCGACGAGAGCGCTGCTTCCGGCCGCCGTGAACTGGACGCTTCCCGCCAGCAGCGCCTGGATGCTCGGTGTCGGCTCAATGTAGGTGATTTTCAGATCGATTCCTTCCTCGCGCATGTAGCCGCGCTCCTGCGCCAGCGGATAAATCACCTGCTGGAAGCTCTTGGTGGGGATGGCCATCGTCAGAGTGTCGAGGGCGGCGACCTTGGCCGGGGCAAGCACGAGCGCCAAAATACCGATCGTGAGAACCATGGTGGAATTGAATCGTTTCATTTCGTCATCCTCACTGCACGCGAGTTACAGCCCGTAAAGCCGGCGCGGATTATCGCAGAGTATTTTTTCCGTCAGCGGCGGCGGTATGTCCTCGCGCGCTCTCATCGTTGCGACGAGATGGCGCTCCTCGGAGGGATCGTTATGGCCGTAGTCGGAGCCGATGATCAGGTGATCCTCTCCCGTGCATCGCGCGAGATAGGGCACGTCCTCATCCGCCTCGCAGGCGACGTAGAGCCTGCATTCGCGAAAGAGATCCGCGCTCGCGCCATATCTCCAGCGATCGCGCAGCAGCCTTTTGAGAATGTGCACGAGAAACGGCACCCAGCCCGCGGAGGCCTCGATAAAACCGAACCTGAGCCTGGGAAACATGTCGGGGATCTTATTGGCGACCAGATCGCGAAACGCCGCCAGAGGCAAAACCCTGCTGGCGAGGAAGCTGTGGTTGCGCTCGACGTCGATCAAGTCCAGCAGCGCCGTATTGCCGATCGCCGTGTGAATGCAGATGGGCATAGCGACATCCATGGCCGCCTGGTAAACCGGAAAGAAATAGGGATTGTCCAAGGTTTTGTCGCCTTCGAGCCCGCGGAAGAATACCCCGACGGCGCCGTGATCCTTCGCCCACTTGATCTCCTTCACCGATTCCTCGACGGCCCTTAAGGGCGGGACCACCACCCAGCGGAGACGGCCGCCGCTTTTGGAGCAGGCGTCCGCCAGCCAGCGGTTGTAGGCGCGGCACAAAGCGATCTCCAGCAGGGCGTCGTCGGTCAGGTAGACGAGGAACAACGTGGGGTAGATCACCTGCAACTCGACCCCGAGCTTGTCCATGTCTCTCAAGCGCGCTTGTGGATCCGTCAGCTCGCGGCATGCGATATGGATGTCGCCGCGGGACGACTCGTGCTTGGAGGCCGAGGGCGTGATCAGGCGGAAGCTCGCTCTTCCCACCGGCCGTGGAAAGATATTGCCGTCGATCAGCCAAAAGGCGTTCCGCGGGCCATAAAGAGTGTCGTCAGGCACCGAGACGACAACCGGCCGTCGCGGATACATTTCACGGTCGATCAATTCCCACATTCGATTGGACTCGGCGATATGAGTGTCTGCGTCGACTACTCCGGCCATAAGAGATCTCCTTCACGGGCTTGCGGCCCCGTGTCTACTCGTCTAGGTATACCGCAGGCTCAAAGGTGGTTGTCAACACCCTAATACACCGACTTAGAGCTCGTCTTGCCTTCCTTCTGCTTCATCGCGTAATATCCCACGATCGCTGAAGAAAACTTCGCCGTTTGTTTCGATGACATCACAGCCTTTCACACGCTTATATTGGGCCACCCGCTATTCGCTGGCGGGGCTTCGCGTGGCCTGGGGCCAGCAGGCGTTTCGTCAGGAGATAGCCGTTCTTGTCGTGCTCGTGCCCGCGGCTTTGTGGCTCGGACAAAACGGCGTGGAGCGGGCGCTGCTGATCGGTAGCTGGGTGCTGGTGATCTTGGTGGAGCTGATCAACTCCGCGGTCGAAGCGGTGGTCGATCGGGTCGGGCTGGAGCGACACGAACTGGCGGGAAAAGCAAAGGATCTCGGATCGGCCACCGTGTTTTGCGCGATTCTACTCGCTATCGGCGTTTGGGCGGTCGTATTGGCGAGCTAATTCGTGCTCGATTGAGTGGGACGATATGACGCCCTGCTTCGGGTCGCACGAGTCCGATTTTCCAGGCCGTACCTGAGGTCGATCCCGCCGATGTATTCGAGAGTATAGCGAACGTAACGTTGCAGAAGCTTGGAAACCTGCTGGCAGAAAGGTCCGTCGTCGAACAGCAGGCAGCCGACGTACGATGTCCCCTCGTGTTCGATGGTGAGAAAACATTTGCCGTGAGGGTCGAGCTTGGATGGCGTGACTTCAACGAGCGTGCCGACTTCGCCCGAAAGATTGAGGTTCTTTTTTTGACCCGATATCCAAGTCCAGGCCGGAGGCCAATTGCTGCCGCTTCTGTACGACATCAATGGATGATTTCGCAATTCCATGTAAGCACTATTTTATTGCCGCAGCGGTTTTGAACAATCAGGTAAATACCTGGCGAAGATTAAATTTCTCGGGCGATAGCCGAGTAACGATATTCCGGCGCAGAGGGTCGGCATACGTTATGCGCTACGCCGGTTGGATCGGTAAAGCGCTGAACGTTGCACTGCGAAGTCGATAAACTGCACCGCCGGCGGACAATGTACTTGAGCCGCCTGGCGCAGGACCGGCACCTCGGTCTCATCGCAGGTCACGACAAACTCGTCGGGACTTTCTATTCCGCCGAGCAGCTCGACCGCTTTTTCCAGTGCGGTATGGATCCCGGCTTTTTTCGAGACGCGGCTCAGCAAACATTCGCGCCACTCGGGCTGCAAATGAATTTCAACATCCATCGGAAACACCTCGATGATTTTAAATTACAATATTAATAGCCGGATACCGCGCGATGAACAATTGGGTGAAGAC comes from the Candidatus Binatia bacterium genome and includes:
- a CDS encoding HEPN domain-containing protein; amino-acid sequence: LEAAAFFLQQSLEKYLKAFLLSRQWKLRRIHELDALLDEAVRHDSALEAFRDLCERVSGYYFAERYPPLGAFDLDPEDIKEDLTAARSFVKTMFPGEKLGRA
- a CDS encoding type II toxin-antitoxin system VapC family toxin, translated to MAAVVADTHVAVWYLLSAKNLSLNAQRAMDDAAKAGDPVYVSSISLVEVVYLVEKGKLPRVVLDRLTSALSEPTSGFLIAALDFPVVSALPQISRDMVPDMPDRIIAATALHLGLPLVTRDSKVINCEGLPLHPFPSDSRSLQ
- a CDS encoding ABC transporter substrate-binding protein, which codes for MKRFNSTMVLTIGILALVLAPAKVAALDTLTMAIPTKSFQQVIYPLAQERGYMREEGIDLKITYIEPTPSIQALLAGSVQFTAAGSSALVAVTKADAPLKTVLAVNDRVHQWLLTRPEIGSPKALKGKKIATTGIAAIATFMLKQILARHGLDPNQDLIYLDPGSGNQITALLAGAVDAAILSVEQRYVGMEKGMKELFYFGTEVKNSWGTLATSDRVIKEQPKFVAGFIKAALKALRLMHQDRETTVAAVVKFSGVERNMAGRVYDDLIGTFTRGGTVDEETQKNDLDIIRQVAAVKEPVPAGRAYDFSFAAEADRQLMKTNWRP
- a CDS encoding amidohydrolase family protein, whose protein sequence is MAGVVDADTHIAESNRMWELIDREMYPRRPVVVSVPDDTLYGPRNAFWLIDGNIFPRPVGRASFRLITPSASKHESSRGDIHIACRELTDPQARLRDMDKLGVELQVIYPTLFLVYLTDDALLEIALCRAYNRWLADACSKSGGRLRWVVVPPLRAVEESVKEIKWAKDHGAVGVFFRGLEGDKTLDNPYFFPVYQAAMDVAMPICIHTAIGNTALLDLIDVERNHSFLASRVLPLAAFRDLVANKIPDMFPRLRFGFIEASAGWVPFLVHILKRLLRDRWRYGASADLFRECRLYVACEADEDVPYLARCTGEDHLIIGSDYGHNDPSEERHLVATMRAREDIPPPLTEKILCDNPRRLYGL
- a CDS encoding diacylglycerol kinase encodes the protein MTSQPFTRLYWATRYSLAGLRVAWGQQAFRQEIAVLVVLVPAALWLGQNGVERALLIGSWVLVILVELINSAVEAVVDRVGLERHELAGKAKDLGSATVFCAILLAIGVWAVVLAS